The nucleotide sequence TGAACCGTTTCGATGCCTTTTGCGTTCAGCTCTTTCGCCAGTTCATAAAGCGGCGGAACCCCGATGCCTCCGCCAATCAAGTAGGCTTTCTGTTTGGCTTGTTCCACCGGGAAGCCGTTGCCGAGCGGCCCGAGGATATCGACAGTATCGCCGGCTTTTTTCTCGGACAGCAAAGTGGTCCCTCTGCCTTCTGCCCGGTAGATCATGGTGAATTGATTGCTTTCGTAATCAATCGAAGCCACCGAAATCGGACGGCGCAGCAGCGGTTCAAAGCTGTCCGCTACCCGCACGTGGACAAACTGCCCGGGGGCTTTCATTTCCCCGGTCAATTCGCCTTGCACCGTCAATTCGAAAATATGATGGGCAATTTCCTGTTGGTTGGTGACAACCATTCGCTCTTGTTTGATCATACGCCAGCTCCCATTTCTTCTGCTGAGAAGGTCATCGATTCGATGACGCGCAGCATCGCTTCCGCTGTGTCGAGCGACGTCAAGCACGGTACGCCGTTTTCCACTGATTCGCGTCGGATGCGGAACCCGTCCCGCTCCGGCTGTTTGCCTCGCGTCAAGGTGTTGATGACCAGCTGGGCATCGCCGTTTTGGATCACATCGATCAAGGTCTTGCCTTCTGAACCGATCTTGCCAATTGTCGTTACCCGGATGCCTGCCTGTTCCAGCGATTTCGCAGTTCCTTCGGTCGCCAGGATATGGTAGCCGATTGCCGTGAAGCGTCTCGCCAAACCGACCGCTTCCATTTTGTCTTTATCCGAAATTGTCATTAGCACGGAACCGTGGTCTTTGATTTCCATACCGGCTGCTACAAGTCCTTTGTAAAGGGCTTTTTCAAGCGTGGAGTCTTTCCCCATCACTTCGCCTGTCGATTTCATCTCTGGCCCAAGCGTGATGTCGACACGGCGCAGTTTCGCAAATGAGAATACCGGCACTTTCACATAGACCCCTTTTGAAAGCGGCGCAAGCCCCGGGGTGAAGCCCTGGTCCGTGATGCTGTGGCCCAGAATCGCCTTCATGGCGATATTGGCCATCGGGATGGCGGTAATCTTGCTCATGAACGGCACCGTCCGGCTTGAGCGCGGATTCACTTCGATGACGAACACTTCGCCTTTTGAAATGACGTACTGGATGTTCAACAAGCCGACAATGTTCAAGCCTTTTGCCAGGCGGGTCGTGTAATCGACCAGGGTGTCCAGCAGTTCCTGTGAGATATTCTGCGTCGGATAGACCGCAATCGAATCGCCCGAGTGGACGCCGGCACGTTCGATATGTTCCATGATGCCCGGAATCAGAACGTTTTCTCCGTCCGAAATGGCGTCGACTTCGATTTCGATTCCCGTCAAGTACCGGTCGACCAGCACCGGATGTTCCGGACTCGCTTCCACGGCGTGCTCCATATAATGGCGCAGGTCCTTTTCGTTGTAGACGATTTCCATGGCTCTTCCTCCGAGGACGTAGGACGGGCGGACGAGTACCGGATAGCCGATGTCTGAAGCGATGACCACCGCTTCTTGCGCCGAAACCGCAGTTTTTCCGAGCGGCTGCGGAATGCCGATTTCATGCAGGGCCGCTTCGAATTTATTGCGGTTTTCTGCACGGTCCAGGTCTTCCAGAGACGTACCGAGAATTTTTACGCCGTTTTGTTCCAGCTTGTCTGCCAAATTGATGGCCGTCTGGCCGCCAAACTGCACGACCACGCCTTTTGGCTGTTCGATTTCAATGATGTGCATGACGTCTTCAACCGTCAGCGGCTCGAAGTACAATTTATCCGATATGGAGAAGTCGGTGGAAACTGTTTCCGGATTGTTGTTGATGATGATTGCTTCGTACCCTGCTTCTTTGATGGCCCAGACAGAATGTACCGTAGCATAATCGAATTCGACGCCTTGGCCAATGCGGATCGGGCCTGACCCAAGGACGATGATGCTTTCTTTTTCGGTGCGGATCGATTCATTTTCATCTTCGTAAGTGCCGTAGAAATACGGCGTTTCCGATTCAAATTCCGCGGCGCACGTATCGACCATTTTATAGACTGGCATCAATTTCTGTTCTTTGCGCCAGTTGTAGACTTCCTGCGCAGTGGTTTCCCAGAGCTTGGCAATTGTGATATCCGCAAAGCCCATCCGCTTCGCTTTTTTCGCTGCCGCAAAGTCAAAGCGGTTTTCTTTCAGCACATTCTCAAACTGGACGATATTTTCGAATTTTTTCAAGAAGAACAAGTCAATTTGGCTCCAGCTGTGGATCGTTTCGATCGTCACGCCGCGGCGAAGGGCTTCTCCGATAAAGAACAAACGCTCATCGCCTGCACGGCAAATCCGTTTTTGGATCCATTCATCGCTCATGGCGTCTGCATTTTTCAAAGCAAGATGGAACTGGCCGGTTTCAAGGGAGCGGACAGCTTTTAGAATCGCCTCTTCAAATGAACGGCCCATCGCCATGACTTCTCCGGTTGCTTTCATTTGTGTGCCCAAGTTGCGTTTTGCCGATTCAAACTTGTCGAACGGCCAGCGCGGAATTTTTGCTACTACATAATCGAGTGCCGGTTCGAACGAGGCATATGTG is from Planococcus liqunii and encodes:
- a CDS encoding dihydroorotate dehydrogenase electron transfer subunit, with protein sequence MIKQERMVVTNQQEIAHHIFELTVQGELTGEMKAPGQFVHVRVADSFEPLLRRPISVASIDYESNQFTMIYRAEGRGTTLLSEKKAGDTVDILGPLGNGFPVEQAKQKAYLIGGGIGVPPLYELAKELNAKGIETVHILGFESKGAVFYEDKFRALGDTHIATVDGSHGTQGFVTHILNELPKDFDTYYSCGPTPMLEAVQWAYPEKQGFLSYEQRMGCGIGACFACVCRTTKSETDYIKVCSDGPVFPAGVVIS
- the carB gene encoding carbamoyl-phosphate synthase large subunit — encoded protein: MPKRQDIQSILVIGSGPIVIGQAAEFDYAGTQACLALKEEGYRVILINSNPATIMTDTEIADKVYIEPITLDFVSRILRKERPDALLPTLGGQTGLNMAIELDESGILDELNIEILGTKLEAIHKAEDRDLFRTLMNELGEPVPDSDIIHNLDEAQIFVERVGFPVIVRPAFTLGGTGGGICQTQEELQEIVTSGLKYSPVTQCLLEKSIAGMKEIEYEVMRDANDTAIVVCNMENIDPVGIHTGDSIVVAPSQTLSDREYQMLRNVSLKIIRALKIEGGCNVQLALDPYSFQYYIIEVNPRVSRSSALASKATGYPIAKLAAKIAVGLTLDEMINPVTGRTYASFEPALDYVVAKIPRWPFDKFESAKRNLGTQMKATGEVMAMGRSFEEAILKAVRSLETGQFHLALKNADAMSDEWIQKRICRAGDERLFFIGEALRRGVTIETIHSWSQIDLFFLKKFENIVQFENVLKENRFDFAAAKKAKRMGFADITIAKLWETTAQEVYNWRKEQKLMPVYKMVDTCAAEFESETPYFYGTYEDENESIRTEKESIIVLGSGPIRIGQGVEFDYATVHSVWAIKEAGYEAIIINNNPETVSTDFSISDKLYFEPLTVEDVMHIIEIEQPKGVVVQFGGQTAINLADKLEQNGVKILGTSLEDLDRAENRNKFEAALHEIGIPQPLGKTAVSAQEAVVIASDIGYPVLVRPSYVLGGRAMEIVYNEKDLRHYMEHAVEASPEHPVLVDRYLTGIEIEVDAISDGENVLIPGIMEHIERAGVHSGDSIAVYPTQNISQELLDTLVDYTTRLAKGLNIVGLLNIQYVISKGEVFVIEVNPRSSRTVPFMSKITAIPMANIAMKAILGHSITDQGFTPGLAPLSKGVYVKVPVFSFAKLRRVDITLGPEMKSTGEVMGKDSTLEKALYKGLVAAGMEIKDHGSVLMTISDKDKMEAVGLARRFTAIGYHILATEGTAKSLEQAGIRVTTIGKIGSEGKTLIDVIQNGDAQLVINTLTRGKQPERDGFRIRRESVENGVPCLTSLDTAEAMLRVIESMTFSAEEMGAGV